The stretch of DNA GAAGGTCAGAGGCAACGTTGACGAATCGTGTTATCCTGCTGTCACACCCGCGGCCACAGACTACGTGAAGCCCGTTATTCTGCCCAGGCTTGTTGAATATCTCGCCTCTTTCTCTaaataaatatgtatatatccatatatcGTTGCACGCACTGGAGTAGTTTCCTTCCTGCTGTCGCCTTTTTTCCACGCGCGTGAGAGGCTTCTTTGCCGGTGGATGTTTGGtacagaggcggcggcgcgacgtaCTGCGACCAGCAGCCGTTACTGGTGAAtttggaggcggcggcaaaAGAGAATCACGTCGGGCTCTGGGGCTTGTCGcagcaggagctgcagctTCCCGGCGAGTACAAGAAGGCCACGAGGGCGGGAAGGAGCTCGCCCAGCCCGcgggccggcggcgcctcgtcagTCTCCCCGTCAGGGTCTCCGGTGGCGAGCCCCgaccgcggacgcggcaggAGATCCAGGAGCCCGAGCCCTGCCCGGGGCTCGGGCTCCTTAATCGCCCGGGGGTCGCCATCGCGCGGCAGGGGCGGCCggggacgaggcggaggacgcggacgcagTCGCGGCTGGAGGGCCGTCGGCGAACAGGCCCAGGAGTTTAGTGCGGAGCAAGGACGCAAGAGCGGTaggcgaagaaagagagggaagCGAAAGAGACGCGGCTCGGCGGAGTCGCAGGTGCCCGCCTACGAACTGCGCGTGTGCCCTGAGGAGCTTGGGCCCGAGGGAAccgagggagaaggcgaggcagtgCCAGCCTCTCCCGGTGACGGAGAGGGGGTCGCGGATGAACTCGACCGTAACGTGTACTtggcggagagcgaagctGCTGATGGCGAATGGCAAGGGGAAGGGGATGAGACCGGCGAAGTGGCAGAGAttgaagaaggcgagacgcaaAATGAAGCGGAGGGAGTGACCACGTACTATGAGGGCGCTGAGGAaaaggaggccgcggacgaacacgacgctgcagagacagagggcgacgaggattACTGGGGGGACAGCGAGCAGCCTTACAATGAGGACACGTGGAACGATACGCATGCTTGAGCTGTCAGGGGCGATGCGGAAACGGAGGGCGATGTGGAACGCGTATTGAGCTGCATGACGGCATTGATATTCCCGTTCCGGATTTGTGAACGCGCGAGCACCTTTCACCAAACGAAGCCATTGTGTGAGGGCGCGCCTTTGCGTGGGTGTATCATGAAGGCCACTTTATGTACCGGCGTTGGATCTGTCCGAAGGCCGCCTTGGCGAAGAGAACCCGCGCTGCGAGTACAGGGTCAtcgtctttctccgcgcgtctATAGACGCATCTGTGTCAAGCGAGAGAAGGGTATTTCTGCCGCCGTGACAGGGCGCGCCGGTGCCGCCGCGTAGGAGCTCGGCTTTCCAATTCAAAAACGACAACTCTCACAGCCCCTGGTATCTGGGTTCTC from Besnoitia besnoiti strain Bb-Ger1 chromosome V, whole genome shotgun sequence encodes:
- a CDS encoding putative nuclease (encoded by transcript BESB_059880), with protein sequence MGCTQSAAKRVRETRASQEGSGSAPTAEVPAPYCRPFSPEDFYMGEEFFLTEESIGSSVLDRQLCIVGRCVNVSDGDSIRVRHIPNGQLLYPLRQPRKPGEKRGPERTTPGDDEDASKRWKGKLTENTIRIRLYAIDAPETAKFGNPGQPFAQEAKDFVTERLLGKIVYVKCLAKDQYGRLLARVLIPRPDDAPAPPCSATADDEGKAADPAESDFVVCACFLKLYGSSKIKGAKKDKDTPPEVPGAPSWWCDDVCEELLMQGLACLYRGGGATYCDQQPLLVNLEAAAKENHVGLWGLSQQELQLPGEYKKATRAGRSSPSPRAGGASSVSPSGSPVASPDRGRGRRSRSPSPARGSGSLIARGSPSRGRGGRGRGGGRGRSRGWRAVGEQAQEFSAEQGRKSGRRRKRGKRKRRGSAESQVPAYELRVCPEELGPEGTEGEGEAVPASPGDGEGVADELDRNVYLAESEAADGEWQGEGDETGEVAEIEEGETQNEAEGVTTYYEGAEEKEAADEHDAAETEGDEDYWGDSEQPYNEDTWNDTHA